In the genome of Nocardia sp. NBC_00416, one region contains:
- a CDS encoding DUF2252 domain-containing protein produces the protein MGRPHADPARPAPEFAARSERTEHGARQRRRTPFSAIAAFDPAPDRDPLALLESQAPTRVPELVPVRYGRMAVSQFSFFRGAALVMADDLARVPSTGLHTQLCGDAHLSNFGLYATPERQLAFDVNDFDETYPGPFEWDVKRLVASLAVAGRDNGFKRKQRRRITRACVAEYRETMTYQAGRGELAVWYSHIDAAADMAELRDVLDSSARKRVQKTIDKAWGRDSFQALSKLTTPANGKPRIVSMPPLIVPVEELFAGADAEMVHRGLMQRLADYRGTLQPNRRFLLDRFEYVHAARKVVGVGSVGTRTWIILLHGPGDEPLFLQAKEAQRSVLARYVDGPGYTNQGKRVVTGQRLMQAASDIFLGWQQHPDPDPDGVARDFYIRQLRDGKGSAVIETMSPDLMALYGRLCARVLAQAHARGGDRFAIAGYLGSDDEFDATMSDFAEDYADQNALDHAELRRAIDDGRIAATLGTDS, from the coding sequence ATGGGCAGACCACATGCTGATCCGGCCCGACCCGCCCCCGAATTCGCGGCCCGATCGGAACGCACCGAACACGGCGCGCGGCAGCGGCGCCGGACCCCCTTCTCCGCGATCGCCGCCTTCGATCCGGCGCCCGACCGCGACCCGCTCGCCCTGCTCGAATCGCAGGCGCCGACCCGGGTCCCCGAACTGGTGCCCGTGCGATACGGGCGGATGGCGGTCTCACAGTTCTCGTTCTTCCGAGGTGCGGCGCTGGTGATGGCCGACGATCTGGCGCGCGTGCCGAGCACCGGCCTACACACCCAACTGTGCGGGGACGCGCATCTGAGCAACTTCGGGCTCTACGCGACCCCGGAACGTCAGCTCGCTTTCGACGTCAACGATTTCGACGAGACCTATCCCGGCCCGTTCGAATGGGATGTGAAGCGGCTCGTCGCGAGTCTCGCGGTCGCCGGGCGCGACAACGGGTTCAAGAGGAAGCAGCGGCGCCGGATCACCCGCGCCTGCGTGGCCGAATACCGCGAAACCATGACCTATCAGGCCGGACGCGGAGAGCTGGCCGTCTGGTACTCCCATATCGACGCCGCGGCCGATATGGCCGAACTACGCGATGTCCTCGATTCGTCGGCGCGCAAACGCGTCCAGAAGACGATCGACAAGGCGTGGGGACGGGACAGCTTCCAGGCGCTGTCGAAATTGACCACCCCGGCGAACGGGAAACCGCGGATCGTCAGCATGCCGCCGTTGATCGTGCCCGTCGAGGAGCTGTTCGCCGGCGCGGACGCCGAGATGGTGCACCGGGGACTGATGCAACGCCTGGCCGACTACCGCGGCACCCTGCAACCGAACCGCCGTTTCCTGCTCGACCGGTTCGAGTATGTGCACGCGGCCCGCAAAGTGGTCGGTGTGGGCAGTGTCGGCACCCGCACCTGGATCATCCTGCTGCACGGGCCGGGCGACGAACCGTTGTTCCTGCAGGCCAAGGAGGCACAGCGTTCCGTGCTCGCGCGCTACGTCGACGGCCCCGGGTACACGAACCAGGGGAAACGCGTGGTGACCGGGCAGCGGCTCATGCAGGCGGCCAGCGATATCTTCCTCGGCTGGCAACAGCACCCCGACCCCGACCCCGACGGCGTGGCCCGCGACTTCTATATCCGCCAGCTCCGCGACGGTAAGGGTTCGGCGGTGATCGAGACCATGTCCCCTGATCTGATGGCGCTCTACGGACGGTTGTGCGCGCGGGTGCTGGCCCAGGCGCACGCGCGCGGCGGCGACCGCTTCGCCATCGCCGGATACCTGGGCTCCGACGACGAATTCGACGCGACGATGTCGGATTTCGCCGAGGATTACGCCGATCAGAACGCCCTCGACCACGCGGAGCTGCGGCGGGCGATCGACGACGGCCGGATCGCCGCGACGCTGGGTACGGATTCCTGA
- a CDS encoding O-methyltransferase translates to MSTPDWADVDRYVVDQLARDADASATLRANAAAGLPAIDVSEANGKFLYLLARSTGAQRVLEIGTLGGFSTLWLARGVGEKGRVTTLEFEPRHAEVARANLDRSGVGDRVEIRVGAALDTLPVLADEQPDPFDLVFIDADKVNNSNYVNWALRLTRPGAVIVVDNVVRAGRVADETDEDPAVRASRDLVRLLADEPRLDATVMQTVGTKGWDGFAFAVVN, encoded by the coding sequence ATGAGCACACCCGATTGGGCGGACGTGGACCGGTACGTGGTGGACCAGCTGGCGCGCGACGCCGACGCGAGCGCGACATTGCGCGCCAACGCGGCCGCCGGGCTGCCCGCCATCGACGTCTCCGAGGCCAACGGCAAATTCCTGTACCTGCTCGCCAGATCCACCGGCGCGCAGCGCGTCCTGGAGATCGGCACGCTGGGCGGTTTCAGCACGCTGTGGCTGGCCCGCGGGGTGGGCGAGAAGGGGCGGGTGACGACGCTCGAGTTCGAACCGCGCCATGCCGAGGTGGCCAGGGCCAACCTGGACCGTTCCGGTGTGGGCGACCGGGTCGAGATCCGGGTCGGCGCGGCGCTGGACACCCTGCCGGTGCTGGCGGACGAGCAGCCCGACCCGTTCGACCTGGTGTTCATCGACGCGGACAAAGTGAACAACTCGAACTATGTGAACTGGGCGTTGCGGTTGACCCGGCCCGGCGCGGTCATCGTCGTCGACAATGTGGTGCGCGCGGGCCGGGTCGCCGACGAGACCGACGAGGACCCCGCGGTCCGGGCGAGCCGGGATCTGGTGCGACTGCTGGCCGACGAACCACGCCTGGACGCCACGGTGATGCAGACGGTGGGTACGAAGGGCTGGGACGGGTTCGCCTTCGCGGTCGTGAACTGA
- a CDS encoding TetR/AcrR family transcriptional regulator, whose amino-acid sequence MCARTADGPGAGRIDKRRAILDAAFAVFARLGYEQAGVREIADAAGVAKPTVYNHMADKESLLREALLRAADQVGADCLAAVERLRDPGADLGSALENTAQRLLRVCAGDTSHALRRLAAAQSNRLPDLVTLVRERTATRTLDALTDRLGLLALSGRLRITDPAVAAEQFLALLTGPLENRSAQGARKVPRAELGAIAAAAVRTFLAAYGSDDQAEAARAS is encoded by the coding sequence GTGTGTGCGCGAACGGCGGACGGCCCGGGTGCCGGGCGAATCGATAAGCGGCGGGCCATCCTCGACGCGGCTTTCGCCGTATTCGCCCGGCTCGGTTACGAACAGGCCGGTGTCCGGGAGATAGCCGACGCAGCCGGTGTGGCCAAACCCACCGTCTACAACCACATGGCCGACAAGGAGAGCCTGCTCCGGGAAGCGCTGCTGCGTGCCGCCGATCAGGTCGGCGCCGACTGCCTCGCCGCCGTCGAGCGACTGCGTGATCCGGGCGCCGATCTCGGGTCGGCGCTGGAGAACACCGCCCAGCGGCTCCTGCGCGTCTGCGCCGGCGACACCTCGCACGCGCTGCGCCGCCTCGCCGCCGCGCAGTCCAACCGGCTGCCCGACCTGGTCACGCTCGTCCGCGAACGGACGGCGACCAGAACTCTGGACGCGCTCACCGACCGGCTGGGGCTGCTCGCGCTGTCCGGGCGGTTGCGGATCACTGATCCGGCCGTCGCGGCCGAGCAATTCCTGGCCCTGCTCACCGGTCCGCTGGAGAACCGGTCCGCCCAGGGTGCTCGCAAGGTGCCCAGGGCCGAACTCGGTGCGATCGCGGCCGCCGCCGTGCGCACCTTCCTCGCGGCCTACGGATCCGACGATCAGGCCGAGGCGGCCCGGGCGTCCTGA
- a CDS encoding TetR/AcrR family transcriptional regulator, translated as MPSAEPTNALWLRAGDPKPGPRPGLRLDDIAAACVRLADADGIRALSMRRLAEELGTGAASLYRYVTGKDDLVSLMYDRVAAEYEFAPVTGDLRADVLSVAEQARAMYHRHSWLAQVNPSGLGPNGLRYLDHMVEVLAPARLEPAATMTGIAMLSGWVTVFATQEASGRGVLETGGGAGHIAAMLRLGDYPHLTALFTGSDAPERHAVDNDSVFRAGIDALLFGIAGVR; from the coding sequence GTGCCATCCGCTGAACCGACGAACGCGTTGTGGTTGCGGGCCGGGGATCCCAAACCGGGCCCGAGGCCGGGTCTGCGCCTCGACGACATCGCCGCGGCCTGCGTCCGGCTGGCCGACGCGGACGGAATCCGGGCGCTGTCGATGCGCCGGCTCGCCGAAGAGCTCGGCACCGGAGCCGCCTCGCTCTATCGGTACGTCACCGGCAAAGACGATCTGGTGTCGCTGATGTACGACCGGGTGGCGGCGGAGTACGAATTCGCGCCCGTCACCGGGGATCTGCGCGCGGACGTGCTGTCGGTGGCCGAGCAGGCGCGCGCGATGTACCACCGCCACTCTTGGCTGGCCCAGGTGAACCCCAGCGGCCTGGGTCCCAACGGCCTGCGCTACCTCGACCATATGGTCGAGGTCCTGGCGCCCGCGCGACTGGAACCGGCCGCGACGATGACCGGGATCGCGATGCTCTCCGGCTGGGTGACGGTTTTCGCGACCCAGGAAGCGTCCGGGCGCGGCGTATTGGAGACCGGCGGCGGCGCCGGCCATATCGCCGCGATGCTGCGGCTCGGCGACTATCCGCATCTCACCGCACTGTTCACCGGCTCCGACGCGCCCGAACGGCACGCCGTGGACAACGACTCCGTGTTCCGGGCCGGTATCGATGCGCTGCTGTTCGGTATCGCCGGTGTCCGCTGA
- a CDS encoding alpha/beta fold hydrolase produces MSTPDTLVFGAAGFIGRALVARLLEQGRTVAAAVRPGSEPRLRAWLDGRQVDRRRLTVLAADITDPELGAVGSARLDDVRDVYNCAAQFAFGLDPALARAVNIDGAVRVLRWSAQRPRLRRLVHITGYRVTVPESAEHNYAVGAYGASKFEADRILQEEAIATGVPLSIANPSTVIGPGQYIGLAELIRDLWYGRLPALPGSAETLLPILDLDYFVAFLTALPQDPDTAGESYTVLDPASPPLPDLMRLLARHMNVRAPHLTIPVSLVARLPRWVTGVDRERLAFLADERYDTSAAEAVAARAGLVMPATEQIVRTWADHLVSSRFGTTDADPAAGFQGRLWVSGDRHTPEFVLLHGLPTDSEAWREVRERTGVATLAADLPGLGRSAPGPAGPDHRIDELMDAVTSRPVLVGHSLGCVPVLRYAATHPDRVAGVVLVSPAFLQRRGPWITRTPLAAAYLRRLSADRLAALLRVPPGPAIESAGAGLRRGGVARRTVAALRSATRPRSRAAARALLAEATVPVHIVVGSDDPLTSAATAPTTVIDGAGHNPHLTHPEHVAQILTSSQNMFTTNMFHA; encoded by the coding sequence ATGAGCACACCGGACACTCTCGTCTTCGGCGCGGCCGGATTCATCGGGCGCGCACTCGTGGCCCGCCTGCTCGAGCAGGGCCGAACGGTCGCCGCCGCGGTACGCCCCGGCAGTGAACCCCGCCTCCGCGCCTGGCTCGACGGCCGGCAGGTCGATCGCCGGCGGCTCACCGTGCTGGCCGCCGATATCACCGACCCCGAACTGGGCGCTGTGGGATCGGCACGGCTGGACGACGTGCGCGACGTCTACAACTGCGCCGCGCAGTTCGCGTTCGGACTGGACCCCGCCCTCGCCCGGGCGGTGAACATCGACGGCGCCGTCCGGGTGCTGCGCTGGTCGGCGCAACGCCCGCGGCTGCGCCGGCTGGTCCATATCACCGGCTATCGGGTCACCGTGCCCGAATCCGCCGAACACAACTACGCCGTCGGCGCCTACGGCGCGTCGAAATTCGAGGCCGACCGGATCCTCCAGGAAGAAGCGATCGCCACCGGAGTTCCGCTGAGCATCGCGAACCCCAGCACCGTCATCGGCCCCGGACAGTACATAGGCCTGGCCGAACTGATCCGCGACCTCTGGTACGGCAGGCTGCCCGCGTTGCCGGGCAGCGCCGAAACTCTGCTCCCCATCCTGGATCTCGACTACTTCGTCGCCTTCCTGACGGCCCTGCCGCAAGACCCGGACACCGCCGGCGAGTCGTACACAGTGCTCGATCCGGCGAGCCCGCCGCTACCGGACCTGATGCGATTGCTGGCCCGGCATATGAACGTGCGCGCACCGCATCTCACAATTCCGGTGAGCCTGGTGGCCCGGCTGCCCCGCTGGGTGACCGGAGTGGACCGCGAGCGGCTGGCTTTCCTCGCGGACGAACGCTACGACACCTCGGCGGCGGAGGCCGTGGCCGCGCGGGCCGGGCTCGTCATGCCGGCGACCGAGCAGATCGTGCGCACCTGGGCGGATCACCTGGTGAGCAGCCGCTTCGGCACCACCGACGCGGATCCGGCGGCGGGTTTCCAGGGCCGCCTGTGGGTCTCCGGCGACCGGCACACGCCGGAATTCGTGCTGCTGCACGGGCTGCCGACCGACAGCGAAGCGTGGCGCGAGGTGCGCGAGCGCACGGGCGTGGCCACATTGGCCGCCGATCTCCCCGGCCTCGGCCGATCCGCGCCGGGGCCGGCGGGCCCGGATCACCGGATCGACGAGCTCATGGACGCGGTCACCAGCCGCCCGGTCCTGGTCGGGCATTCTCTCGGCTGCGTACCGGTACTGCGTTACGCGGCGACCCATCCCGACCGCGTCGCCGGCGTCGTGCTGGTGTCCCCGGCATTCCTGCAACGCCGCGGACCCTGGATCACGCGCACCCCGCTCGCCGCCGCCTACCTGCGCCGTCTTTCCGCCGACCGGTTGGCCGCCCTCCTGCGGGTGCCGCCGGGCCCGGCGATCGAGAGCGCCGGCGCGGGTCTGCGCCGCGGCGGGGTGGCGCGGCGCACCGTCGCCGCCTTACGCTCCGCAACCCGGCCGCGGAGCCGCGCGGCCGCACGCGCACTGCTGGCGGAGGCCACCGTGCCGGTCCATATCGTCGTCGGATCCGACGATCCGCTCACCAGCGCCGCCACCGCACCGACGACGGTGATCGACGGGGCCGGTCACAATCCGCATCTCACCCATCCCGAGCACGTCGCCCAGATACTCACCTCGAGCCAGAACATGTTCACCACCAACATGTTCCACGCATAG
- a CDS encoding ABC transporter ATP-binding protein, whose product MSGSGTRQGTAGAEVGEPGEETGAGTSDGAGWLRYLARRCLVHRRLVIGAYLGAAVAAGLTATLPLVVRHVVDTLTVTAASVTPWALALLALGVARFGASFTRRVSSSKLSLGVQHDLRRDLFASLLRLDGREREGLRTGQVVSRAITDVTLIQMFLQLIPMVSGNLVLLFGALALMAVMSPPLTVIALLVLPALWLIARRSQRELFPANWDAQARAAEVAMQVEAAVAGVRVVKGFGQERHELDGLRERAARLYRSRLRLARITSRFTPAMQAVPAVGQAAILVVGGLLALRHSITLGTFLAFMTYLGSFVSPIRQFSMLLTVSQQGRASLDRVREVIEAPAPATALVASAPSVAGAAPGIEFRGVRFGFGVNQVLDGIDLTVRPGETVAVAGSAGTGKSVLAQLVPRLFDPDEGSVLFDGVDIRALPGSRGLVAMVFEDTHLMADTIRANVAYGRPDAGDERIWHALHLAAADEFVAATADSLDTRIGERGQRLSGGQRQRIALARALLTEAPILVLDDATSAIDARVEELIFTRIAAEVHRRTTLVVAHRLSTLALADRVAVLDGGRVAELGPLDELRDRGHLFRALFTPPDPAEIDTATTQDAAPVPTAVLWVEPAVDADDARTLEQVAKAFAQRAAGAPAGVGRGAAMGGMLAAAPPSGDVARLIDSLPPATGEPEVPESFSHTPDPRFGLSRLLRPFTWPLLAGLALVGIDALAQVLIPFLVRHGIDHGVLAGARAVLLVAAGLTLLVVAVDWVIGVAQVRVTGRAGERLLFGLRVKTFAQLQRLGLQYYERELGGRIMTRMTSDVDGLSGFLQTGLATALTSTITIVGVVVALLVVDAGLAVVVLATLPVLVVTTIAFRRASVPAYNLARDRVSVVNAYLQENVDNIKVTQSYRREAVNQAEFERRSWSYRDARLRSQTLMAVFFPFVELMSVVATAAVLAVGVHQVRDAAVTAGTLIAFLLYIDLLFAPIQQLSQVFDGYQQAVVGVDRLGELLRTPVDTPDDPAPRPVRSLRGEIEMRAVDFAYGPRTGAGSTPKAPPVPALREVALRIAPGQRVALVGETGAGKSTLVKLLARFYDPTAGRVLIDGVDIRRYALRDYRKRLGVVPQEPFLFGDTVRDAIAYGRPEATPAEIEWAARAVGAHEMIAALEHGYLQPIGEHGRGLSAGQRQLLALARAQLVEPDILILDEATASLDLGTEAKVKAAIDVLTAGRTTIVVAHRLATAADADLIVVLGEGRLLETGTHAELLARAGGSYRALWAAYVGEGAGDSAAVR is encoded by the coding sequence GTGAGCGGCTCCGGAACGCGGCAGGGCACCGCGGGCGCGGAGGTGGGGGAGCCCGGCGAGGAGACGGGGGCCGGGACGTCGGACGGCGCGGGCTGGCTGCGCTACCTGGCCCGCCGATGTCTGGTCCACCGCCGCTTGGTGATCGGCGCCTACCTGGGGGCGGCGGTCGCGGCCGGCCTCACCGCGACGCTGCCGCTGGTGGTCCGTCATGTGGTGGATACGCTCACGGTGACCGCCGCATCGGTGACGCCGTGGGCGCTGGCGCTGCTGGCGCTGGGCGTGGCGCGGTTCGGCGCGTCGTTCACCCGCCGGGTCAGCTCGTCCAAGCTGTCGCTGGGTGTGCAGCACGATCTACGGCGTGACCTGTTCGCCTCGTTGCTGCGGCTCGACGGCCGGGAACGCGAAGGGCTGCGGACCGGGCAGGTCGTCAGCCGGGCCATCACCGACGTCACGCTCATTCAGATGTTCCTGCAGCTGATTCCGATGGTGTCGGGCAATCTGGTGCTGTTGTTCGGCGCGCTGGCGTTGATGGCGGTGATGTCGCCGCCGCTGACGGTGATCGCGCTGCTGGTGCTGCCCGCGCTGTGGCTGATCGCCCGGCGCAGCCAGCGCGAACTGTTCCCGGCGAACTGGGACGCCCAGGCCCGCGCGGCGGAAGTGGCCATGCAGGTGGAGGCCGCGGTGGCGGGCGTGCGGGTGGTCAAGGGGTTCGGGCAGGAACGCCACGAACTCGACGGCCTGCGCGAGCGTGCCGCCCGGCTGTACCGGTCGCGGTTGCGCCTGGCGCGGATCACCAGCCGATTCACCCCGGCGATGCAGGCCGTTCCGGCGGTGGGGCAGGCCGCGATCCTCGTCGTCGGCGGGCTGCTGGCACTGCGGCATTCGATCACGCTCGGCACTTTCCTGGCGTTCATGACCTATCTGGGTTCGTTCGTGAGTCCGATCCGGCAGTTCTCCATGCTGCTCACCGTCAGCCAGCAGGGCCGGGCCTCGCTGGACCGGGTCCGTGAGGTGATCGAGGCGCCGGCACCCGCGACGGCGCTTGTCGCGAGCGCGCCTTCGGTCGCTGGGGCGGCCCCGGGAATCGAGTTCCGGGGTGTTCGTTTCGGTTTCGGGGTGAACCAGGTGCTCGACGGGATCGATCTGACCGTGCGGCCGGGCGAGACGGTGGCCGTCGCCGGGAGCGCGGGCACCGGCAAATCCGTACTCGCGCAACTGGTGCCGCGCCTGTTCGATCCCGACGAGGGGAGCGTGCTCTTCGACGGCGTCGATATCCGCGCGCTGCCCGGATCCCGTGGCCTCGTGGCCATGGTCTTCGAGGACACCCACCTCATGGCCGACACCATCCGGGCCAATGTCGCCTACGGCCGGCCCGATGCCGGTGACGAGCGGATCTGGCACGCACTGCACCTGGCCGCCGCCGACGAGTTCGTCGCCGCGACGGCGGACAGTCTGGACACCAGAATCGGCGAACGCGGTCAGCGGTTGTCCGGCGGCCAGCGCCAGCGCATCGCGCTCGCGCGCGCCCTGCTCACCGAGGCGCCCATCCTGGTTCTCGACGACGCCACCTCCGCGATCGACGCCCGGGTGGAGGAGCTCATCTTCACCCGGATCGCCGCCGAGGTGCACCGGCGCACCACGCTCGTCGTCGCACACCGGCTGTCCACCCTGGCGCTGGCCGACCGGGTCGCGGTACTCGACGGCGGGCGGGTCGCCGAGCTGGGCCCGCTGGACGAACTACGCGATCGCGGCCACCTGTTCCGGGCGCTGTTCACCCCGCCGGATCCGGCCGAGATCGATACGGCGACAACGCAGGACGCGGCACCGGTGCCCACCGCCGTGCTCTGGGTGGAGCCCGCCGTCGACGCCGACGACGCTCGCACACTCGAACAGGTCGCGAAGGCGTTCGCGCAGCGCGCGGCGGGCGCTCCGGCCGGAGTCGGGCGGGGCGCGGCCATGGGCGGGATGCTGGCGGCCGCGCCGCCCAGCGGGGACGTCGCGCGGCTCATCGATTCGCTGCCACCGGCCACCGGTGAACCGGAGGTCCCCGAATCCTTCTCCCACACCCCCGATCCGCGATTCGGTTTGTCGCGGTTGCTGCGACCGTTCACCTGGCCCCTGCTCGCCGGGCTGGCGCTGGTCGGTATCGACGCGCTGGCGCAGGTCCTGATTCCGTTCCTGGTGCGCCACGGGATCGATCACGGGGTACTCGCCGGGGCGCGTGCGGTACTGCTCGTCGCGGCGGGGCTGACGCTGCTGGTGGTCGCCGTCGACTGGGTCATCGGCGTGGCGCAGGTGCGAGTGACCGGCCGGGCCGGTGAACGACTGCTGTTCGGCCTGCGGGTGAAGACCTTCGCCCAATTGCAGCGACTCGGCCTGCAGTACTACGAGCGCGAACTCGGCGGCCGCATCATGACCAGGATGACCAGCGACGTCGACGGACTGTCCGGCTTCCTGCAGACCGGCCTGGCCACGGCGCTGACCAGCACGATCACCATCGTGGGCGTGGTCGTCGCGCTACTGGTGGTGGATGCCGGGCTCGCGGTGGTGGTGCTGGCGACCCTGCCGGTGCTGGTGGTCACCACCATCGCGTTCCGCCGGGCGTCGGTACCCGCCTACAACCTGGCCCGGGATCGGGTGAGCGTGGTCAACGCTTACTTGCAGGAGAACGTCGACAACATCAAGGTCACCCAGAGCTACCGGCGGGAAGCGGTGAACCAGGCCGAGTTCGAGCGACGCTCCTGGAGCTACCGGGACGCGCGGTTGCGCAGTCAGACGCTGATGGCCGTTTTCTTCCCGTTCGTGGAATTGATGTCGGTCGTGGCGACCGCGGCGGTGCTCGCCGTCGGTGTGCACCAGGTGCGCGACGCCGCGGTGACCGCGGGCACCCTGATCGCCTTCCTGCTCTACATCGATCTGCTGTTCGCGCCGATCCAGCAGCTCTCGCAGGTGTTCGACGGCTATCAGCAGGCCGTGGTCGGGGTGGACCGGCTGGGTGAGTTGCTGCGCACCCCGGTGGACACCCCCGATGATCCGGCCCCGCGACCGGTGCGCTCGCTGCGCGGTGAGATAGAGATGCGCGCGGTGGATTTCGCCTACGGTCCGCGTACCGGCGCGGGGTCCACGCCGAAAGCGCCGCCGGTGCCCGCCCTGCGCGAGGTGGCTCTGCGTATCGCGCCGGGCCAGCGGGTGGCCCTGGTCGGTGAGACCGGCGCCGGGAAATCGACCCTGGTCAAGCTGCTGGCCCGGTTCTACGATCCGACCGCGGGCCGGGTGCTGATCGACGGTGTCGATATCCGCCGGTACGCCCTGCGCGACTATCGCAAACGGCTCGGTGTGGTGCCGCAGGAACCGTTCCTGTTCGGCGACACAGTGCGTGACGCCATCGCCTACGGCAGGCCCGAGGCGACTCCGGCCGAGATCGAATGGGCCGCCCGGGCCGTCGGCGCGCACGAGATGATCGCGGCGCTCGAGCACGGCTATCTGCAGCCCATCGGTGAGCACGGTCGCGGGCTGTCGGCGGGCCAGCGCCAACTGCTGGCGCTGGCCCGGGCCCAGTTGGTGGAGCCCGACATCCTGATCCTCGACGAGGCGACGGCGTCACTGGATCTGGGGACCGAGGCCAAGGTCAAGGCCGCGATCGACGTCCTGACCGCGGGCCGGACGACCATTGTCGTGGCGCACCGGCTGGCCACCGCCGCGGATGCGGATCTGATCGTGGTGCTGGGTGAGGGCCGTCTGCTGGAAACCGGTACCCACGCCGAACTCCTCGCCCGTGCCGGTGGCTCCTACCGGGCGCTGTGGGCGGCCTATGTCGGGGAGGGCGCCGGGGATTCGGCGGCCGTGCGCTGA
- a CDS encoding ATP-binding cassette domain-containing protein — protein MTVIEAEGLTRRYGERTVLDTVDLRIDAGRVHALLGPNGSGKTTTVRMLATLLRPSAGYARIAGYDTVRDTWAVKRRIGLVGQFHAVDPRLTGPENLTLFGRMNGLTGRRARAHAGELLDRFGLTDAADRLVRDYSGGMRRRLDIAAAMVVRPAVLFLDEPTTALDPRSRNQIYGYVNDFVAEGTTVLLTTQYLDEAARLADTVTILDSGRVVATGTPRTLTAGIGGGLDLVADSRRRDEITRVMADFGGSPTGGPTVPDPGDPPAQLSYSFRDPDIPLLPILRALDAIGVDVRDIGRRSATLDDAFLALTGPTPRTTP, from the coding sequence ATGACCGTCATCGAGGCCGAGGGGTTGACCAGGAGATACGGTGAGCGAACCGTGCTGGACACCGTGGACCTGCGTATCGACGCCGGCCGGGTGCACGCCCTGCTCGGGCCGAACGGTTCGGGCAAGACCACGACCGTGCGCATGCTCGCCACCCTGCTACGGCCGAGCGCCGGATACGCCCGGATCGCCGGCTACGACACCGTGCGCGACACCTGGGCGGTCAAGCGGCGGATCGGGCTGGTCGGCCAGTTCCACGCGGTCGACCCGCGGCTCACCGGACCGGAGAACCTGACCCTGTTCGGCCGGATGAACGGGCTCACCGGCCGGCGCGCCCGGGCCCACGCCGGTGAACTACTGGACCGGTTCGGGCTGACCGATGCCGCGGACCGCCTCGTCCGGGACTACTCGGGCGGGATGCGCCGCCGGCTCGATATCGCCGCCGCCATGGTGGTACGCCCCGCCGTCCTGTTCCTGGACGAGCCGACCACCGCGCTCGACCCGCGCAGTCGCAACCAGATCTACGGCTACGTCAACGATTTCGTGGCCGAGGGCACCACCGTGCTGCTCACCACGCAATACCTGGACGAGGCCGCCCGGCTGGCCGATACCGTCACCATCCTGGATTCGGGCCGGGTGGTGGCGACCGGCACCCCGCGTACGCTCACCGCCGGCATCGGCGGTGGACTCGACCTCGTGGCCGACTCCCGGCGTCGCGACGAGATCACCCGGGTGATGGCGGATTTCGGTGGGTCGCCGACCGGCGGCCCGACGGTCCCGGACCCGGGAGATCCCCCGGCGCAGCTGTCGTACTCGTTCCGCGACCCTGATATCCCGCTGCTGCCGATCCTGCGGGCACTCGACGCGATCGGCGTCGACGTCCGCGATATCGGCCGCCGCAGCGCCACTCTCGACGATGCCTTCCTTGCCCTGACCGGCCCCACCCCGAGGACAACCCCGTGA
- a CDS encoding Dabb family protein, protein MIVNILRFRFKDGVPEGEQAAVLERMRRTARVESVVFGSVGRDIGDPRDGFTHAFLAAVGDLDALERYLHDPVHLAGDPHILPYFARLSAVRFADDPDPELAQKIENLHLAKVRTYPDWGRMLAEITDGTIATETPA, encoded by the coding sequence GTGATAGTCAACATCTTGCGGTTCCGCTTCAAAGACGGCGTCCCGGAAGGGGAACAAGCCGCGGTACTCGAACGCATGCGCCGTACCGCGCGCGTGGAATCGGTCGTCTTCGGTTCCGTCGGCCGCGATATCGGCGACCCCCGGGACGGATTCACCCACGCCTTCCTCGCCGCGGTCGGCGACCTGGACGCGCTCGAGCGTTATCTGCACGACCCGGTGCATCTGGCCGGAGACCCGCACATCCTGCCGTATTTCGCACGCCTGTCCGCGGTCCGTTTCGCCGACGATCCGGACCCGGAACTGGCGCAGAAGATCGAGAATCTACATCTGGCGAAGGTGCGGACCTATCCCGACTGGGGCCGGATGCTGGCCGAGATCACCGACGGCACCATCGCCACCGAAACCCCCGCGTAG